A single genomic interval of Psychroserpens sp. NJDZ02 harbors:
- a CDS encoding integrase core domain-containing protein: MAERVNGILKDEFYFDQTFDNLGHAKSAAKNAINLYNQVRLHLSLDYITTNMIYKVSA; the protein is encoded by the coding sequence ATGGCAGAACGTGTAAATGGCATCTTAAAAGATGAATTTTATTTCGATCAAACCTTTGATAACTTGGGACACGCAAAGAGCGCTGCAAAAAATGCAATTAATTTATACAACCAAGTAAGATTACATTTATCTTTAGATTATATAACAACTAATATGATATATAAAGTATCAGCTTAA